The sequence GCGGGAGTCGTCTCCACGCGCGGCGTTGTGCTCAAGCCCGGCCAGACGCGCAACGTGAAGACGCGGCTAACGAGTCTCGCACGGCCGCTTTTCCCGTTGCCGGCGTCGGATACCGAGCGCCGCGTCGCGGGCCGCACGATCGCTCCGGGCGAGGAATTGCTTCTTCCGGCGGGGCTGTATCGCATGGAGGAGAAAAGTGGCGCCGTGAAGTACGTGCGGGCCGGCGGGAGATTGAAGATCGAAGATTGAGGATTGAGATCGACAAAATGGACATGATGGACGGAATGGACCTTATGGACGATTGACGCGAGCGCCTGCCGGGGCAATTCACTCAGCGATCGGCGCTTGCGGTGACCTTCCAGCCTTTCAGCCTTCCAGCCTCTCGATCGCCTCACGCATGAGCCGCGTCGCTTCGTCCGAGAACGTGCAGAACACGACCTGCTCGTAAACGCCGCGCTCGCGTAGGAATCGGGCGACCGTCTTCGCGGCGATGCCGGCGGCTTCCTCGATGGGGTATCCGTACACGCCCGTGCTGATGCCCGGGAACGCGATGGATTTCGCGCCATGCTCCGCCCCGACCTCGAGGGATCGGCGATAGCAGTTCGCAAGCAGCGCCGCGCGATCGGGCCCGCCGCGCCCGTACACCGGGCCGACGGTGTGGATCACCCATTTCGCCGGCATGTCGAACGCGGGCGTGATCTTCGCGTCACCCGTTTCGCAGCCGCCGAGCTCCTTGCACGCCTCGCGGAGCCTCGGCCCGGCCGCGCGGTGGATCGCGCCGTCCACGCCGCCGCCGCCAAGCAGCGTGTGATTCGCCGCGTTCACCACGGCGTCGATTTCCAGCCGGGTGATATCGCCCTGCCGGACCAAGATGCGCGATTTCCAGTCGGTCGTCATCTCATGAACCCCGGTTGACCTTGTAGCGCCGAGCATAGCGCGCCGCGCCCGCGAGAAAAAGCGCGGGGGGTTGGGGAGTTGGGGAGTTGGGAAGTTGGGAAGATGGGAAGATGGGAAACCCCGAACTCCCAAACTTCCGAACTCCCGAGCTCCCCCACCACACGGTTGCGCGGCCGTGACGGAGTGCGTTAGCGTCTTTGCCACATCGCGTCTCCTGAAATTTTCCCGAGGTCAATTCTCCATGTCGAAACGCCTTCGTTTTCCCCGCCAGGTTTTCGCGCGCGCGCTTGTGCTTGCGCTCGTATTTGCCGTTGCGGCCTCGCTTGCCGCGTGCGCGGCCAAATCCGCCGCGCCGTCCGCGCCCGCCGTGGACATGCCGGCGCCGTCGATCGATCTCATCCCGCGCGAAACCATCTTCGGCAATCCTGACCGCGCGGCCGTGCGTCTTTCGCCCGACGGCCGGTGGATCAGCTGGCTTGCGCCCGATGAGGGCGTGCTGAACATCTTCGTCGCGCCGGCCGGCGATCTCGCGGCCGCCGTGCCCGTCACGTTCGACCGCGGGCGCGGCATCCGCGGCTATTTCTGGGCGTACGCCCCCGACCGCATCGTCTACGTGCAGGACGAAAAGGGCGACGAGAACTGGCGCGTGTACAGCGTCAACACAAATAGCCGCGAGACGCTCACGCTCACGCCCACCGAAAAGGTGCGCGCGAACATCGAGGCGGTCAGCGAGAATTTCCCGAACGAGATTCTCGTCGGGTTGAACGACCGCGACGAGCGGTACCACGACGTCTGGCGCGTCAACATCGAAACGGGCGCCAAGACGCTCGTGAAGCAAAACGAGGACTACGCGGGTTTCATGATCGACGACAACTACACCATCCGCTTCGCGGTGCGCCAGACGCCGGACGGCGGGATGGAGTACCTCATCGCCGACGGCGACGATTTCTCGCCGTATCTCACGATCGGCCCGGAAGACGTGATGACGACAAACCCGCTTGGTTTCGACAAGTCCGGCGAGAACGTGTTCCTCCTGGACAGCCGCGGCCGAAACACCGCCGCGCTTTACACGATGAACCTCGCGACGAAGGAAAAGACGCTGCTTGTCGAGGATGGGCGCGCGGACGTGGGCGGCATCATCACGCACCCCACAGGGAAATACGTGCAGGCCGCCTCGGTGAACTACTTGCGCAATGAATGGACGGTGCTCGATCCGGACTTCGAGCCGGACCTTGCGGCGTTGCGCGCGGTTTCGGACGGCGAGCTGATCGTCGCGAGCCGCACGATGGACGACGCCACGTGGATCGCCGCGTTTGTCCGGGACGACGGCCCGCTGAGCTACTACATCTACGACCGCGCGTCCAAAAGCGCCGACTTCCTGTTCGTGCATCGCGACGCGCTCAAGGATCTGCCGCTTGCCAGAATGCACCCCGTCGTCATCCCGGCGCGCGACGGGCTAAACCTCGTCTCCTATCTCTCGTTGCCGCCGGCACACGACAAGGGCGGCCGGCCCGACAAG is a genomic window of bacterium containing:
- a CDS encoding S9 family peptidase, which translates into the protein MSKRLRFPRQVFARALVLALVFAVAASLAACAAKSAAPSAPAVDMPAPSIDLIPRETIFGNPDRAAVRLSPDGRWISWLAPDEGVLNIFVAPAGDLAAAVPVTFDRGRGIRGYFWAYAPDRIVYVQDEKGDENWRVYSVNTNSRETLTLTPTEKVRANIEAVSENFPNEILVGLNDRDERYHDVWRVNIETGAKTLVKQNEDYAGFMIDDNYTIRFAVRQTPDGGMEYLIADGDDFSPYLTIGPEDVMTTNPLGFDKSGENVFLLDSRGRNTAALYTMNLATKEKTLLVEDGRADVGGIITHPTGKYVQAASVNYLRNEWTVLDPDFEPDLAALRAVSDGELIVASRTMDDATWIAAFVRDDGPLSYYIYDRASKSADFLFVHRDALKDLPLARMHPVVIPARDGLNLVSYLSLPPAHDKGGRPDKPLPLVLNVHGGPWARDAWGYDPEAQWLTNRGYATLAVNYRGSTGFGKDFINAANMEWAGKMHDDLIDAVRWAIAQGIADPNRIAIFGWSYGGYATLVGVTFTPDQFACGVAGVGPSNLMTLLNSIPPYWEPMIELFTSRVGDHRTDEGRAFLASRSPLTFVDRIKKPLLIGQGANDPRVKQAEADQIVDAMQEKNIPVTYLLYPDEGHGFARPQNRMSFYAVAEAFLSRCAGGEFQPIGGDFEGSSIEVKTGADYVPGLAESAPN
- a CDS encoding O-acetyl-ADP-ribose deacetylase — its product is MTTDWKSRILVRQGDITRLEIDAVVNAANHTLLGGGGVDGAIHRAAGPRLREACKELGGCETGDAKITPAFDMPAKWVIHTVGPVYGRGGPDRAALLANCYRRSLEVGAEHGAKSIAFPGISTGVYGYPIEEAAGIAAKTVARFLRERGVYEQVVFCTFSDEATRLMREAIERLEG